The DNA region CATACGGTAGGGGGATGAGTGAAGAAAGTCGCTCTGATGCGAGCTCTGCCGCCTACCCCGCGATCCTGACGTGGCGGGCACACGACGTGCCCAGGATGGAGTCGGTGCGCGTCCAGCTCTCGGGTGACCGCATCAAGGCCTACGGCAGGATCGTGGCGGCGGCCACCGAGTCGCACCCGGCTTTCAGCGCCTCCTACGACCTGGTCACCGACGAGGTCGGAGCGACGAAGAGATTGTCACTGACCGTCACCCTCGCCGAGCGGGAGCGCCAGCTCTCCATCGCCCGCGACGAGGAGAGCATGTGGCTGGTCCAGGACCACAACGGTCAGACCAGCAGGTCGGACTTCGACGGCGCCCTCGACGTCGACGTGATCTTCAGCCCGTTCTTCAACGCGCTGCCTATTCGACGCACCGGCGTGCACCGCACGGGCGAGAAGACCGAGCTGATGCCCGTCGTCTACGTCCGGGTCCCCGATCTGTCGGTGGAC from Mycobacterium sp. DL includes:
- a CDS encoding putative glycolipid-binding domain-containing protein translates to MSEESRSDASSAAYPAILTWRAHDVPRMESVRVQLSGDRIKAYGRIVAAATESHPAFSASYDLVTDEVGATKRLSLTVTLAERERQLSIARDEESMWLVQDHNGQTSRSDFDGALDVDVIFSPFFNALPIRRTGVHRTGEKTELMPVVYVRVPDLSVDVATISYSSGANGLEVHSPVADTPITVDSDGFILDYPGLATRI